The Clostridium sporogenes genome contains a region encoding:
- the hypF gene encoding carbamoyltransferase HypF: MRKRYLIKIEGIVQGVGFRPFVYNNAKKFQLKGYVKNKGGMVEIDLEGNKGNVKRFLLELIKKPPIMSKIENLKCKCLKPINYKDFTIKESSNEKNAVKFISSDIALCENCIKELNLVTDKRYKYAFINCTDCGPRYSIIKSLPYDRENTTMQKFTMCNSCKEEYNIPNNRRFHAEPNCCNLCGPSLMLLNNKKQVICTNKETDYINSTSNNANYNKNEIYNGYENLFNSNYKKNPIYTAVELIKKGYIIAVKGIGGFHLICNGKDKKAIENLRIRKKRPHKPLAIMCKDLKTIKELCYVSKLEEQILNGNKKPILILKKKIVNILPDNIAPLNKYLGVMLPYSPLHYLLFKEGLDIIIATSGNISGRSMEYKNCEAIENLKTIADYFLIHNRDIHNAVDDSVVKVINNKESLIRIGRGYAPYTLKVGTKNELLAKGAEEKNTFCLSQNGYIYMSQYIGDLKNIDCYNRHLNTIEHLKSLLDINPKIVTEDLHPNFNTNYENKSYDKTIKVQHHHAHMVSCMVEHSLFDRTIAVVFDGTGFGKDNSIWGGEFLVGDRTYFERAGHLKKVKIQGGDKSIKEPWRCALSYLCSINYEKTSIIKNIEEEKIKMVKMALYNNLNCYISSSMGRFFDAVASLIGIRNIISYDGQAPIELENIIDQPVSLLYDYSINKIDNVFQIDYKDILLGIIKDLEENKDLSTISSKFHNTVIDFTCNLVCKIKRSYEMQYKLENVVLSGGVFQNNYLLEGLYKKLKDNGFKVFFNEKVPINDEGISLGQLAISDSIIEREKKMCIAIPGKIVSIDGDYAITNTMGVESEVNVKLIEKPSINDYVLIHAGCAIEKIDYEYFSYLEHTIKEALRSN, from the coding sequence ATGCGAAAACGATATTTAATAAAAATAGAAGGTATAGTACAGGGGGTAGGCTTTAGACCTTTTGTATATAATAATGCTAAAAAGTTTCAGTTAAAAGGATATGTAAAAAATAAAGGTGGTATGGTAGAAATAGATTTAGAAGGAAATAAAGGAAATGTTAAAAGATTTCTATTAGAGCTTATTAAAAAACCACCAATTATGTCTAAAATAGAAAATCTGAAATGCAAATGTTTAAAACCTATTAATTATAAAGATTTTACTATAAAAGAAAGTTCTAATGAAAAAAACGCAGTAAAATTTATAAGTTCAGATATAGCTCTTTGTGAAAATTGTATAAAAGAATTAAATTTAGTTACTGATAAAAGATATAAATACGCCTTTATTAATTGTACAGACTGTGGACCTAGATATTCCATTATAAAGTCATTACCCTATGATAGGGAAAATACAACTATGCAAAAATTTACTATGTGTAATAGTTGCAAAGAAGAATATAATATTCCAAATAATAGACGATTTCATGCAGAACCTAATTGTTGTAATTTATGTGGTCCTTCATTAATGTTATTGAATAATAAGAAACAAGTTATATGTACTAATAAAGAAACAGATTATATAAATAGTACATCTAATAATGCTAATTATAATAAAAATGAAATTTATAACGGATATGAAAATCTATTTAATTCAAATTATAAAAAAAATCCTATATACACTGCCGTAGAACTAATAAAAAAAGGATACATTATAGCTGTAAAAGGTATAGGCGGATTTCATTTAATTTGCAATGGGAAAGATAAAAAAGCTATAGAAAATTTAAGAATAAGGAAAAAAAGGCCACATAAACCTTTAGCTATAATGTGTAAGGATTTAAAAACTATAAAAGAATTATGTTATGTATCTAAATTAGAAGAACAGATTTTAAATGGAAATAAAAAACCTATTCTAATTTTAAAGAAAAAGATTGTAAATATATTGCCGGATAATATAGCTCCTTTAAACAAATATTTAGGAGTTATGCTACCTTATAGCCCGCTACATTATTTATTGTTTAAGGAAGGTTTAGATATAATAATAGCCACCAGTGGTAATATAAGTGGAAGATCCATGGAGTATAAAAACTGTGAAGCTATAGAAAATTTAAAAACTATAGCAGATTATTTTTTAATTCATAACAGAGATATTCATAATGCTGTTGATGATTCCGTAGTAAAAGTTATAAATAATAAAGAAAGTTTGATTAGAATAGGTCGTGGTTATGCTCCTTATACTTTAAAAGTGGGAACTAAAAATGAATTGTTAGCAAAGGGCGCAGAAGAAAAAAACACCTTTTGCCTTTCTCAAAATGGATATATTTATATGAGTCAATATATAGGAGACTTAAAAAATATAGATTGCTATAATAGACATTTAAATACTATAGAACATTTAAAGTCTTTATTAGATATAAATCCTAAAATAGTCACAGAAGATTTACATCCAAATTTTAATACTAATTATGAAAATAAAAGTTATGATAAAACTATTAAAGTGCAACATCATCATGCTCATATGGTAAGTTGTATGGTAGAGCATTCCTTATTTGATAGGACTATCGCTGTTGTATTTGATGGTACAGGCTTCGGTAAAGACAATAGTATATGGGGTGGAGAGTTTTTAGTAGGTGATAGAACCTATTTTGAAAGAGCCGGTCATCTAAAAAAAGTTAAAATACAGGGAGGAGATAAATCCATAAAAGAACCCTGGAGATGTGCTTTAAGTTATTTATGCTCTATAAACTATGAAAAGACTTCTATAATTAAAAATATAGAGGAAGAAAAGATTAAAATGGTAAAAATGGCTTTATACAATAATTTAAATTGCTATATATCTTCTAGTATGGGAAGATTTTTTGATGCAGTAGCTTCATTAATAGGTATTAGAAATATCATAAGTTATGATGGGCAAGCTCCTATAGAATTAGAAAATATCATAGATCAACCTGTATCTCTTCTTTATGATTATAGTATTAATAAAATAGATAATGTTTTTCAGATAGATTATAAAGATATACTTTTAGGTATAATTAAAGATTTAGAGGAAAATAAAGATTTATCTACTATATCATCAAAGTTTCATAATACAGTTATTGATTTTACTTGTAACTTGGTGTGTAAAATAAAAAGAAGTTATGAAATGCAATATAAATTAGAGAACGTTGTATTAAGTGGAGGAGTTTTTCAAAATAATTACTTATTAGAAGGCTTATACAAAAAATTAAAGGATAATGGATTTAAGGTGTTTTTTAATGAGAAAGTTCCTATAAATGATGAAGGAATAAGCCTTGGTCAATTAGCTATTAGCGATTCTATTATAGAAAGGGAGAAAAAAATGTGTATTGCAATACCGGGTAAAATTGTAAGCATTGATGGAGACTATGCTATAACCAATACTATGGGGGTAGAAAGTGAAGTAAATGTGAAGCTTATAGAAAAGCCTTCTATAAATGATTATGTTTTAATTCATGCAGGTTGTGCTATAGAAAAAATAGACTATGAGTACTTTTCTTATTTAGAACATACTATAAAAGAAGCCTTAAGGAGTAATTAA
- a CDS encoding cytochrome b5 domain-containing protein, giving the protein MECNDCVFYKLFSCRNKIAYYSQMLFFTQNLYEIKLYTEIVEKELRNLKILTKHCKDNFKIAENNKLYYNDFSYDSKGTKIVQKNRFSPNNNMEKQFTIEELKKYDGSNGKPAYVAVNGIVYDVSFEATWGGGTHFGLYSGKDLSNEFLGCHKGIKEVLNKLPKIGTIK; this is encoded by the coding sequence ATGGAATGTAATGATTGTGTATTTTATAAGCTTTTTAGTTGCCGTAATAAGATAGCTTATTACAGCCAAATGCTATTTTTTACCCAAAATTTATATGAAATAAAACTTTATACAGAAATAGTAGAAAAGGAACTAAGAAATTTAAAAATATTAACAAAACATTGTAAAGACAACTTCAAAATAGCAGAGAATAATAAGCTCTATTATAATGATTTTTCTTATGATTCAAAGGGAACTAAAATTGTGCAAAAAAATAGATTTAGCCCAAACAACAATATGGAAAAACAATTTACAATAGAAGAATTAAAAAAATATGATGGAAGCAATGGAAAGCCAGCTTATGTAGCAGTAAATGGAATTGTATATGATGTAAGTTTTGAAGCTACTTGGGGTGGTGGAACACATTTTGGACTTTATTCTGGTAAAGATTTGAGTAATGAATTTTTAGGATGTCATAAAGGTATAAAAGAAGTCTTAAATAAATTACCTAAAATAGGCACTATAAAGTAA
- a CDS encoding hydrogenase maturation protease has product MGNILMGDDGIAIEIAKNIQGFLKKNNIEVIIGETDFEYCLSNIKKDDFLFILDAGYYGKKIGDITTLSLDNYTSHKKGYTQHSYSFIDLVKLYYKETKGYILAIEVSNIDYTLEISKELKANMNKISNEIISIIIKEIKSLDKSSVF; this is encoded by the coding sequence ATAGGAAATATTCTAATGGGTGACGATGGCATAGCTATAGAAATAGCTAAAAATATACAGGGATTTTTAAAGAAAAATAATATAGAAGTTATAATAGGAGAAACAGATTTTGAATATTGTCTTTCAAATATAAAGAAAGATGACTTTTTATTTATACTAGACGCAGGGTATTATGGTAAAAAAATTGGAGATATAACAACTTTATCATTAGATAATTATACTTCACATAAAAAAGGATATACTCAACATAGCTATAGTTTTATAGATTTGGTTAAACTTTATTATAAAGAAACTAAGGGATATATTTTAGCTATTGAAGTTTCTAATATAGATTACACTTTAGAAATTAGTAAGGAGCTTAAAGCTAATATGAATAAAATTTCTAATGAAATAATATCTATAATTATAAAAGAAATAAAATCTTTAGACAAATCAAGTGTTTTTTAG
- a CDS encoding nickel-dependent hydrogenase large subunit: MGKTITIDPITRISGFLEIKVKVEDNIIVDGKTSGLLFRGFEKMLEGRPPLDAIYFTERICGICSTAHAMTSTLALENALNITPSINDLYIRDMMHGFEFIQNHLRQFYCFTIPSYVNLPNIKPIYPQEYSDFRLPKKLNERISSHYEEGIKYSRLAHEALAVLGGKAPHTHGIFVGGVTVNIDSYKLTKIQSILKAIKEFVNTYMLEDMNIIAKYYSDYFNLGKTYGNFMSFGVFDNYEDKNISYVKPGVIINNKSENFDRNKITENIRYAWYVSDTITENPIMDNEYTVDLKKEGAYSFVKAPRYNGLPMEVGPLARLKIAGEYTGGNSSMDRNIARVLETKKIIDILSNISEKIQLIPNNQSVYNIPDNAFGEGLIDTTRGSLSHFIKIENKTIKYYNIITPTAWNISPKDSNGTRGVGEKSLIGSKINNVEKPVEIGRIIRSFDPCISCATHLISNNNEPIKVEVLV; encoded by the coding sequence ATGGGAAAGACTATCACTATTGATCCTATAACTAGGATTAGTGGATTTTTAGAAATAAAGGTAAAAGTAGAAGATAACATTATTGTAGATGGTAAAACCAGCGGATTATTATTTAGAGGTTTTGAAAAAATGTTAGAAGGAAGACCTCCTTTAGATGCTATATATTTTACTGAAAGAATATGTGGGATATGTTCTACTGCACATGCTATGACTTCTACTTTAGCTTTAGAAAATGCATTAAATATAACCCCAAGTATAAATGATTTATATATAAGAGATATGATGCATGGATTTGAATTTATACAAAATCACCTAAGACAGTTTTATTGTTTTACTATACCAAGCTATGTAAATTTACCTAATATAAAGCCTATATATCCTCAGGAATATAGTGATTTTAGATTACCTAAAAAGCTTAATGAAAGAATAAGTTCTCATTATGAAGAAGGCATAAAGTATAGTAGATTAGCCCATGAAGCCTTAGCTGTATTAGGAGGTAAAGCACCTCATACTCATGGTATCTTTGTAGGAGGAGTTACTGTAAATATAGATTCTTACAAATTAACAAAAATACAATCCATATTAAAGGCAATAAAAGAGTTTGTAAATACCTATATGCTAGAGGATATGAATATAATTGCTAAGTATTACTCTGACTATTTTAACCTTGGAAAAACCTATGGGAATTTTATGAGTTTTGGTGTATTTGATAACTATGAGGACAAAAATATAAGTTATGTAAAACCAGGAGTAATAATAAATAATAAATCAGAAAATTTTGACAGAAATAAAATAACAGAAAATATTCGTTATGCTTGGTATGTAAGTGACACTATAACAGAAAATCCAATTATGGATAATGAGTATACTGTAGATTTAAAGAAAGAAGGAGCTTATAGTTTTGTAAAGGCGCCTAGATATAATGGTTTACCTATGGAAGTAGGCCCTCTAGCTAGATTAAAAATTGCTGGAGAATATACTGGTGGCAATTCATCTATGGATAGAAATATAGCTCGTGTTCTAGAAACTAAAAAAATAATAGATATACTATCTAATATATCAGAAAAAATTCAATTAATACCTAATAATCAATCTGTATATAATATCCCAGATAATGCTTTTGGAGAAGGTCTTATAGATACTACTAGAGGTTCCTTATCACACTTTATAAAAATAGAAAATAAAACCATCAAATACTATAACATTATAACTCCTACAGCCTGGAATATATCTCCTAAGGATTCAAATGGTACAAGAGGTGTGGGAGAAAAATCCTTAATAGGTTCAAAAATAAATAATGTAGAAAAGCCCGTAGAAATAGGTAGAATAATCCGCTCTTTTGATCCCTGCATTTCCTGTGCCACCCATTTAATAAGTAATAATAATGAACCAATTAAAGTGGAGGTTTTAGTATAG
- a CDS encoding hydrogenase small subunit, with translation MNNSFCPLIERKDTTSKILWKEALNLINHRRTKKINAIWLEVTGCSGNIISLLNAENPGLIYILKNIVNLTFNNALMGAEGEFAYEQFLNTLNTEFILLVDGAVSTKENGYYNIIANYKGKPVTALEAVKMAGEKAKYVVTVGTCSSYGGISVAKPNPSGSKSVEAVINKEVIKLPGCPCHPDWVVGTLAHLVAYGKPELDNKGRPILFYGITIHDSCTRRGFFDKGIFAKKFGEEGCMFKLGCRGPVTRTDCPRRKWNGYVNWPIGDNTNCIGCAQERFPDGMEPFVRY, from the coding sequence ATGAATAATAGCTTTTGCCCATTAATTGAAAGAAAAGATACCACCTCAAAAATTCTTTGGAAAGAAGCTTTAAATTTAATTAATCATAGGAGAACTAAAAAAATAAATGCTATATGGTTGGAGGTTACAGGTTGTTCTGGAAATATAATTTCTCTTTTGAATGCAGAAAACCCAGGGCTTATTTATATATTAAAAAATATAGTTAACTTAACTTTTAATAATGCTTTAATGGGAGCCGAAGGAGAATTTGCCTATGAACAGTTTCTAAATACATTGAATACAGAATTTATATTATTAGTAGATGGAGCTGTATCCACTAAAGAAAATGGCTATTATAACATTATTGCTAATTATAAAGGGAAGCCAGTCACCGCATTAGAGGCAGTAAAGATGGCAGGCGAAAAAGCAAAATATGTAGTAACTGTAGGAACCTGTTCCTCTTATGGCGGTATTTCTGTGGCTAAGCCTAATCCTTCCGGTAGCAAAAGCGTAGAAGCTGTTATAAATAAAGAAGTAATAAAATTGCCGGGATGTCCTTGCCATCCTGATTGGGTAGTAGGTACTTTAGCCCATTTAGTAGCTTACGGTAAACCAGAATTAGATAATAAAGGGAGACCTATATTATTTTATGGTATAACCATTCATGATAGTTGTACAAGAAGAGGTTTTTTTGATAAAGGAATCTTTGCAAAAAAATTTGGAGAAGAAGGATGTATGTTTAAGTTAGGCTGTAGAGGACCTGTTACAAGAACAGATTGCCCACGAAGAAAATGGAATGGCTATGTAAATTGGCCTATTGGAGACAACACAAATTGTATAGGCTGTGCCCAAGAAAGATTTCCAGATGGTATGGAACCCTTTGTTAGGTATTAA